A single Chryseobacterium sp. DNA region contains:
- a CDS encoding glycosyltransferase family 4 protein yields the protein MNPEITTYIGYSASVFIVLSFILKDVRKIRVVNMIGCICFVIYGFFSGPLWPVIIPNGLICFIQIYHLLLGKKADGKKIIISAFSNLYTDQRIEKICNTLYENGYQIDLIGNDWSGAAKMERPYPFSRIHLASKNLKTAYFEFNWKLYHHLKKKADRNTILYANDVDALVPNYLISRKLNIPLIFDSHEIFSEMPSVQGKMSQKLWRYVEKTVIPKLRLMITASSSYAQWFHKKYGIEPIVVQNAPRRLNLTVKIPENNPKILLYQGAINPFRGIDKVILAMHHLDHVILKIAGDGPKKKEYENLVTQENLEHKVQFLGKLIPEDLRNITVKADCGMSIEENGGDSYFYSLPNKILDGIQARVPLILSGFPEMLKIKNQFDIGEIIEDHHPEHIAAAIQKVLQKGRISYQHELEKAAEALCWENEEVKLLQVIQKACQ from the coding sequence ATGAATCCTGAAATTACCACCTATATTGGATACTCTGCCTCGGTTTTTATCGTATTGAGTTTCATATTGAAAGATGTAAGAAAAATTAGAGTGGTCAATATGATTGGCTGTATTTGTTTTGTCATTTATGGTTTCTTTAGCGGACCGTTATGGCCGGTGATCATTCCGAACGGACTCATTTGCTTTATTCAGATTTATCATTTACTGTTAGGAAAAAAAGCTGATGGAAAAAAAATCATTATATCCGCTTTCAGTAATTTATATACAGATCAGCGTATAGAAAAGATATGCAATACACTGTATGAAAACGGATATCAGATTGATTTGATTGGAAATGACTGGAGCGGGGCGGCAAAAATGGAGCGTCCTTATCCTTTTTCCAGAATTCACCTGGCTTCAAAAAATTTAAAAACTGCTTATTTTGAATTCAACTGGAAACTGTATCATCATTTAAAAAAAAAGGCCGACCGGAATACCATCCTGTATGCAAATGATGTGGATGCGCTAGTGCCAAATTATCTTATTTCCAGAAAATTAAATATTCCGTTGATTTTTGACAGTCATGAGATATTTTCAGAAATGCCTTCGGTTCAGGGCAAAATGTCACAAAAGCTCTGGAGATATGTAGAAAAGACAGTGATTCCTAAGCTGAGATTGATGATCACCGCGAGCAGCAGCTATGCTCAGTGGTTTCACAAAAAATACGGAATAGAACCTATCGTGGTCCAAAATGCACCACGAAGGCTGAACCTTACGGTCAAAATCCCCGAAAACAATCCCAAAATACTTTTATATCAGGGCGCAATAAATCCGTTCCGTGGAATCGATAAAGTGATCCTGGCGATGCACCATCTCGACCATGTGATCTTGAAAATTGCAGGAGACGGGCCGAAGAAAAAGGAATATGAAAACCTTGTTACCCAAGAAAATCTGGAGCATAAGGTTCAGTTTCTTGGAAAATTGATTCCTGAAGATTTAAGGAATATTACAGTGAAGGCAGACTGTGGAATGAGTATTGAAGAGAATGGAGGCGATAGTTATTTCTATTCTCTTCCGAATAAAATTCTCGATGGCATTCAGGCGCGGGTTCCCTTAATCTTATCCGGTTTCCCTGAGATGCTGAAGATTAAAAATCAGTTTGATATAGGAGAAATTATCGAGGATCATCATCCGGAGCATATCGCCGCTGCTATTCAAAAGGTTTTACAAAAAGGGAGAATCAGTTATCAGCATGAACTTGAAAAAGCTGCGGAAGCCCTCTGCTGGGAAAATGAAGAGGTCAAACTGCTTCAGGTCATACAAAAAGCTTGTCAGTAA
- a CDS encoding SufE family protein → MTIKEKQQEIIDEFAFLDDWEQKYEYIIDLGKELKGLPEEKKTEENLIKGCQSKVWIDAEFKDGKLFFDADSDGILPKGIVSLLVSIYSGHSTQEILDSDFEFISEIGLQEFLSPSRANGLMAMTKQIKFYAVAYQLKS, encoded by the coding sequence ATGACCATTAAAGAAAAACAGCAGGAAATAATCGATGAATTTGCATTTCTTGACGATTGGGAGCAGAAATATGAGTACATCATTGATCTTGGAAAAGAACTGAAAGGACTTCCTGAAGAAAAGAAGACGGAGGAAAACCTGATTAAAGGCTGCCAAAGCAAAGTTTGGATCGATGCTGAGTTTAAAGATGGAAAGCTTTTCTTTGATGCAGATTCTGACGGGATCTTACCCAAAGGAATTGTTTCTCTTTTAGTAAGCATCTACAGCGGTCATTCTACCCAGGAAATCTTAGACTCAGATTTCGAGTTTATATCAGAAATTGGATTACAGGAGTTTCTTTCTCCTTCCAGAGCCAACGGATTGATGGCGATGACCAAGCAAATCAAATTTTACGCAGTGGCTTATCAACTGAAATCATAG